From the genome of Candidatus Deferrimicrobium borealis:
GTTCAGCCCCGCCGCCATCAGGATGGCGCTGCGGATGGAGAGGGCGCGGGTGGAGATGCACGTCGCGATGGCGTTCGCCGTGTCGTGGAATCCGTTGATGAAGTCGAACGCGAGGGCCGCGAAGATCACGAGCCCGAGCAGGAGCAGCGGAGCTTCAGGCATTCTTCAAGGCCACGCTCTCGAGGACGTTCGCGGCGTCCTCGCACCGGTCGGTTGCCGTCTCGAGCGTCTCGTAGATCTCTTTCCACTTGAGGATCGAGATGGGATCCTTCTCGTTCTCGAAGAGCCAGGCGATCGCGTCGCGGCAGACCCGGTCCGCCTCGTTCTCGAGGGAGTTCACCTCGACGCAATGCTCGTAGACGCGATCCCGCCCCTTGGGCATCGGAAGGTGGAGGATCCCCTTCTGCAGCTCCTGAACGCACTTGAGGATGAGGAACCCGAGCTCCTTCGCGTGCGGGGTGGCTTCGGTGACCTTGAAGAGGAACATCCGGGTGGCCGCCGCCTCGATCAGGTCGATCACGTCGTCGAGGGACGATGCCAGCGCGAGGATGTCTTCCCGGTCGATCGGCGTGACGAAGGAGGTGTTCAGCTTCCGGATGATCTCGTGGGTGAGGGAATCGCCCTTGTGCTCCACCTCCTCGATCGCCCGTACCCGCTCCCGCACGTCGTCGAACGCCTCGAGGAGATCCTTCAGCCGCTCCGCCCCCTCGACGATGTTCGCCGACGCCTTCTCAAAGAGAACGAAGAACTCCTGGTCCCGCGGAATGATCCGGAACATCACCCCTCCCCCGCCATGCGCGCGAGCGCCGCCTCGGCGCCCGTCACCAGGTCGTCGAGGATCTCCCGCACCGGCTGGATCTTTTTCACGAACGCCACGCTCTGGCCCGCCATGAGCGACCCGTGCTCCACGTCCCCGTCGACCACGGCGCGCCGCAGCGCCCCGACCCAGAACTCCTCGAGCTTGACCTGGGCCTCCTCGCGCGGCATCTCGCCCGTCTTCACCTTGTGCAGCAGGTCGAACTGGAGCCGGTTGAAGTCCTTCGTCCCCTCGTTGATGATCGCCCGCACCGGGATGGTGGGCAGCGACGAATCGAACTGCGTGGTGGGCATGGCGTCGCGTGCCGAGGCCCGCACGAACGCCTCCTTGAACCGGGGGTGCGCGACGCACTCCTCGGCGGCGACGAACCGCGTCCCGAGCTGGACCCCGGCGGCCCCCAGCGAAAGGTATTGGGCGATGATCTCACCGGTGCCGATCCCGCCCGCCACGAACACGGGGACCTCCGTGACGTTCAGGAGGAACTCCTGCGCCAGGACGGAGGTGGAGACGGGGCCGACATGCCCCCCGGCCTCGTTCCCCTCGATCACGAGGGCGTCGACCCCCTGCTTGATCAGCCGCTTCGCGAGCGCGAGGACCGGGGCGAAGCAGACGAGCTTGAGCCCCGCGGCCTTGACCGCCGCGATGTCCCGCCCGGACGGGATGCTCCCCGCGAAGAAGACGTACGGGCACTTCTCGCGGATCACCACCTCCACGTGCTCCTTGAAGGCGGGGGCGACCGTGATGAGGTTCACGCCGAAGGGGTTCCGCGTCTTCTCCCGCGTCTTCGCGATCTCCTTCGCCAGGATCTCCGGCGGCATGTTCCCGCCCGCGAGCACGCCGAACCCGCCCTCGTTCGAGATGGCCGCGACGAGGTTGGCCTCGGAGACCCAGGTCATCGCCCCGCACATGATCGCGTACCGGGTCCCGAGAAAGTCGGTACCGCGTTTCCACGCCCGCGGCAGGTGCTTCAATAGCGTCAACTCCATCGAATGTGCTCCAGGAAAAGTAGGATGGCAATCAGACAATATATATCAGACGCGGGCCGGAAACACACCACTTTCGGGGGATCGGCGGCCCGGGGGATTCTGCTATAGTGCGGACATGGTCAAGGCGGACGAGATGTACGACATCACGGTCGTCGGCGCCGGGCCCGTGGGGCTCTACGCGGCGTACTACGCGGGGCTGCGGGAGTGCCGGACCAAGCTGATCGAGACGTACCCCCAGGTCGGCGGGCGGCTGATCTCCATGTACCCGGAAAAGGAGATCTTCGACGTCGCGGGCCACCGCAGCATCGTCGCGGCGGAGCTCATCCGCGAACTGACCGCCCAGGCGATGCAGTACGGACCGACCGTCGTCCTCAACGAGCGGGTCACGGGGCTGCGGATCCTCGGCGAGCGCGTCATCGAGCTGACGACGCCGGCGGGCGTCCACTACTCCCAGACCGTGATCCTCGCCGCCGGCTGCGGCGCATTCGTCCCCAGGAAGCTGGACATCCCGAACCTGATCGATTTCGAGGGGCACGGGATCTTCTACTTCCTCCCCTCGTTCGAACCGCTCCGGGGGAAGAAGGTCCTGATCGTCGGGGGGGGGAACAGCGCGGTGGACTGGGCGCTCTCCCTCGACGGGATCGCCGCGCAGGTGACCCTCTGCCACCGGATGTACAAGTGGCACGCCCACGAGGCGATGGTCCACCGCCTCCTCTCCTCCAACGTTCGGGTGAAGTTCCCGTACTTCACGCTGAAGGAGGTGCTGGGCGAGGAGGATGTGACCGGCGCGGTGATCTGGAACGAGCGGAGCGGGCTCGAAGAGACGATCGAGGTGGACGCGATCGTCCTGTCGATCGGGATGCTGACGAACATCGAGCCGTTCCGCGAGTGGGGGCTGAACATCGTCGGCAGCGGGATCGCCGTCGCCCCCGACATGTCGACCAACCTCCCCGGCGTCTACGCCGCGGGGGACATCGTCACGTACCCCGGCAAGGTCCTCCTCATCACCGCGGGGTCCGGCGAGGCGGCCACGGCCGTCAACACCGCGAAGGAGTACATCATCAGCGACGAGCTGGGGCGGTAAGCTGCGTCGCCTCGGAGGGCGGGGCTCCGTTCGTGGCTCGCCGTGCGATGCCGTCGCCCCGCTTCGAACCTCTCCGGGTTACCGGGACTGCCGTACCCGGCGTGCCCCTTCCGGGGCTGAGCGCTTACTCTCCTGCCGTACCATACGCTGCAAAAATCCCTCCGTGGCTGGTGTCGGGGTTAGCGCAGGCGCCACGCTTCGCGCAACGCCTGGGCGCGGTTGGAGAAGACGCCGGCGGCGCCGGCGGCGATCAGCGCGAACGCCTCCGCCGGGTCGTCGACCGTGTACGGCAGGAACGGGATGCCGGACGCCGCCACGTTCCGAAGCCGCAGCACGGTGAGGAGCCGACGGGCAGGGTGGATCGAGGAGAGCCCGTGGCGGAGACAGAAGGCGAGATCCGACGCCGAGGGCCGCCGGGTAACCAGCCCGCAAGGGATTCCGGGAAGAAGGTCCCGCGCGGCGAGGCACTCGTCGCGCAACCCCGACGACAGGAGGAGTTCCCCACGGTAGCCCGCCTTCGGTAGCGCCTTCGCGGCGGCGGCGATCCCGCCGGAGGTTTTCGATTCGATGTTGACCGGAACGATCCCCCCGACGATCTCGAGCACGTCGGAGAGAAACGGGAGCTTCTCCCCGTTCTTCAGCCGGACCGTGCGCAGCCGCGACGCCGGCGTGCGCTCGACGGCCAGGTTCTCCTTCGCCGTCCTCCCCGTGCGTTCGTCGTGGAAAACGACCGGGACGCCGTCGGACGATAACCGCACGTCGAACTCGATCATGTCGGCGCCACCCTCGACCGCCAGGGCGAACGCGGCCGGGGAGTTCTCGAGCGCGCGGTCGGACGCGCCGCGGTGGGCGACGAAGACCGGCCGCCCCCGCTCCCGGCCTGGGAAATAGGGACGCATACCGTTAAAGTATCCTATAATCGATTCGAATGATCGACGTGATCCACAATCCCGTCGCCGGCCCCAAGGTCGTGAACCGGATCGACCGGGTCCGCGCCTACCTGTCGGCCCGCGGTCTCCCTTTCCGGATCCGGGAGACGGCCGCCCCCGGGGATGCCGTCGTGATGGCGCGCGAGGCGGCGCTCGAAGGGGCCGACACCGTCGTCGCCGTCGGCGGGGACGGGACGATGAACGAGGTCGCGGACGGGCTGGCGGGCAGCGCCACCCGCCTGGCCATCGTCCCCCATGGGACCGGGAACGTCTTCGCCCGCGAGTTTTCCCTCCCCGCATCGGTGGAAGGGTGCCTGGATCTTCTCTCCTCCGGGAAGACGATCTCCGTCCGGATGGCGAAGGCGAACGACCGGCGCTTCGTCCTGCTCGCCTCCGCGGGATTCGACGCCGAGGTGGTGGAGCGGATGAACTCCCGCCAGAAGAACCTCCTCGGCATCTCCGCCTACGTCCTGTGCGGCGCGCGGCACCTCCTCCGCTCCCAGCCGGCCCTCTGGCTCGAGCTCCCCCCCCGCGAGCGGGTCGAGGCGCAGGCCGTCATCGTCGCGCGGGGGAAAAAGTACGGCGGGAACGTGACGATCGCACCGGGTGGGGACATCTCCGGGGAGACGTTCCAGGTGATCGCCCTCCTCCGGAAAGGGCGCTGGTCGATCGCGAAGTTCGCCCTCGACGCCCTGCGGGGGAAGCACGTCGTCTCCCGCCACGTCCTGATCCGGGAAAGTCCCTCCCTCTTCGTCCGCTGCGCGATCCCGTCCGCCTGCCAGGTGGACGGGGAGTACCTCGGGCCGCTCCCGGTCCGGTTCACGGTGACCGACGCCCTCCTGCGGGTCGTCGTCCCGAAGGAGTTCCCCTCCCCCCCGGCTTGACATCCGTAATGATTTTATCGGAAAATGTAATACCAACGCGCGGGGGTGCGCTATGCCGCTGTCCAGCCGGTTGACGAGCAAATGCCAGGTCACGGTGCCGAGGGAGATACGAAAGGCGCTGCACCTTTCGCCGGGCAATCTCGTTCATTTCTCCGTCGAGGGGGGGAAGGCCTTTCTCAGCCTGGCTCCCGAAAGCCACGCCCGCGCCTTGAAGGGTCTGGGCAAGGATGCCTGGGGCACCCTGGGCGGCGCCGACCGCTTTTTGCGGCAGGAGCGGGATTCCTGGTCGTGACTCCCACGCGGGTCACACACGAACGTCAGCGGATCTTCGCCCTCGACACGAACATCTTCATCTACCACTTCGAGGAAAACCCGGCGTACGTCGGTTTCACGGAGACGCTGTTCGAACGGATCGAATCCGGGCGCGTGAAGGCGGTCACATCGTGCCTGACTCTTCACGAGGTGCTAACCGGCGCGCGCAAGGCGGGGGACGACCGGCTCTTCTCCCTCTACCGGGACCTGATCGGCTCCTTCCCCAATCTGCATCTCATCCCGTTCGACGCCCGGATCGCCGAGATCTCCTCGGACCTGCGCGCCCGCTACGACCTCCCGACCCCCGATGCGATCCAGGTCGCGACCGCCCTCCAGCAGGGTGCGGAGACGTTCGTGACGAACGACGCCCGCCTGAAGCGGGTCCGCGAGATCAAGATCACCCTTCCGCGGAAGGCCGGCTGAGCGCCGCATTATCGATTCGTAACACGCCGTTCACTCCGTCATACTCTCTCTCCCGTACGCTATCCGGCAGGGAACGAACTGAAGGAATCCGGGGGGAGCGGCGCGGGCTTCCGCCGGCACGGGCGATCGACCGGCTCGCGAGGTCCTCGGCGAGATCCCGCGTCCGGCGCCCGGACTCCCCCACCCAAGGGGAGTCTTCGAGTACTCCTCGCTGGTCACGCTCCCCTCTCGGGTCGGTCATCGGGGTCACCCTCCCACAGGAAGTGGGTGATGCAGCCCGCGCGGGGCTTCCACGCGCGCGGCACCGGCGGGATGGCCGGCTTGCCCGACTCGTTCTCCAGGTCGATGACTTCCCCGGGCGGTTCCGGCGCCCCGCACGATTCCTTTCGTCCCCCCGCCACCCCGAACGCTCGGCGCCCGAGGTCTTTCGACGTACTTCCTCGCATTCCGGTCACCGCGCCGCCTGCGCGGTCGGTTCCATCCCCGGGGCCTCACCCACCGGCACCAGCCTGGAGCCGCGGGTGACCCGGAACGTCCTTCCGCGCCACTCGACGTTCTGCGAGAAGAAGGCGGAGAACCAGAGACCCCCCGCCAGTACGTCGCGGACGGGACCGAGCAGGACCCACCCCGGGGAGGAACGGTCCCCCAGCATCCGCTGCATTCCGAAATCCATCGCCATCTTTGCGGCAGCGACCCCGCCGGCGACCGTCCACGCCCCGGCATCCCCCGGTGCCGCGGCGACCATCAACATCGAGAGTCCCACGGGATTGGTGAACAGCTCGGCGAAATATCCCGCTCCCGCGATCGAAAAGCGCATCCGGTTCCAACGGGCATGGCGCGAGAGGAACTGGCGCGGGGTGCGGTACACGTTCACGTTGTCCACGGGCGACCCCGAGATCACCACCTTCTTCCCGGCCTTCCGGAACATTTCTCCGAGAACATAGTCCTCGGCGAGAAAATCCTTCACGGAGGACAACCCGCCCATCGCGTCCAGGTCCGCGCGGCGCATCAGCATCGACTTGCCGACGACGCAAGGCATCCCGAACATCCGGTCGAGGAGGGAGACGGAAGGAAGGATGAACGTATTCAGGTGCTGGTTTTCCAGCCGCGCCCCCAGCGTCTTCGCGCCGGTCCCGCGGACCAGATGGCTCACCAGTCCCACCGAAGGGTCGCGGAAGTGCGACATCGCCTCAAGCAGGTACCCCGGCGCGGGCGCCACGTTGCTGTCGCTGATGAGAACGAACGGGTACTTCGCTGCGGCGTACCCGGGCAACATGTTGTTCACCTTGGGATTCAACCCCTCCTGGCAATCGCCGACCACCACGACGATCTCCCGTTCGGGGTGCGTCTCCTTCACCCTTCGGGCCACCCGCAACGCCGGGTCGCTCGCCCCCTGGACGCAGAAGACGATTTCGTAGCGCGGATAGTCGAGCCGGCAGAAGCTCTCCAGGTTGTCGAGGAGCCGGTCGTCCACCCCCTTGAGCGGCTTGAGGATCGAGACGCCCGGCAGGTCTCCATCGTCAACGGGCTCGATCGCCCGGCGACCTTTCCCGAGGGCTTTCCACGCGGAGCCGAACTGCAGGATGCACGCGGCAAGCGACGCGGCTACCGGAAATTCGAGCAGCAGGTTCATCGCAACCTCCCTCCCGGGTCCAGGATCGTTCGCTCCATCACTCCCTCGCCGTCCCGTTGCGGAACATGGTGATCGCCACGCCCCGGTTGTCCCGGATGCACTCCTTCACCGCCTCGACGTCCTTCAGGCACGGCAGGAGCGTCTTCCATGAATAGAGGTGATTCGCCTTGTGGAAGTCGCCGTTGGCGAGGATCGGGTAGTTGCTCAGGCTGACCACGGAGAAGAGGTCGGTCCGATTCGCGACTTCCCAGGCGTCGAAATACGAGGCGTACTTCTGCCGGTGGTTCCAGAAGTAGAGGGTGTCGTGGATCTCGTGGTCCGTATGGTGGGGGTGACATGCCACCAGGAGCGCGTCCTGCCCCCGCGCCTCGCGGAAGATCTCCTCCCACCCCAGATCGGCGGAGACGTACCGCTTAAGGTCCAGCAGCAGGACATGGGCCGACGCCTCCTCGGAAAGATAGTTCTTGGTGATCTCCACCCCCGGGATCAGGAGCATGCCGTACCGCGTCCTCGCCCGTTCGGCCTCCCGCTCGAGGGCCTCCATGTAGCGTGGAAAGTTCTCCTCCGCGATCGTCTTGTTCAGCCGATCGGCCCACGAGCCGATCGTGCTGTCGCTGTTGTAGACATGATCGGTGATGGAGATGACGTCGAATCCCGCCTGCCCGTAGATGTCCACTACCTCGGGCAGGTCGACCGACCCGTCCGACCAGGTGGTGTGGATATG
Proteins encoded in this window:
- a CDS encoding DUF47 family protein, with amino-acid sequence MFRIIPRDQEFFVLFEKASANIVEGAERLKDLLEAFDDVRERVRAIEEVEHKGDSLTHEIIRKLNTSFVTPIDREDILALASSLDDVIDLIEAAATRMFLFKVTEATPHAKELGFLILKCVQELQKGILHLPMPKGRDRVYEHCVEVNSLENEADRVCRDAIAWLFENEKDPISILKWKEIYETLETATDRCEDAANVLESVALKNA
- a CDS encoding nitronate monooxygenase; translation: MELTLLKHLPRAWKRGTDFLGTRYAIMCGAMTWVSEANLVAAISNEGGFGVLAGGNMPPEILAKEIAKTREKTRNPFGVNLITVAPAFKEHVEVVIREKCPYVFFAGSIPSGRDIAAVKAAGLKLVCFAPVLALAKRLIKQGVDALVIEGNEAGGHVGPVSTSVLAQEFLLNVTEVPVFVAGGIGTGEIIAQYLSLGAAGVQLGTRFVAAEECVAHPRFKEAFVRASARDAMPTTQFDSSLPTIPVRAIINEGTKDFNRLQFDLLHKVKTGEMPREEAQVKLEEFWVGALRRAVVDGDVEHGSLMAGQSVAFVKKIQPVREILDDLVTGAEAALARMAGEG
- a CDS encoding NAD(P)/FAD-dependent oxidoreductase, whose amino-acid sequence is MVKADEMYDITVVGAGPVGLYAAYYAGLRECRTKLIETYPQVGGRLISMYPEKEIFDVAGHRSIVAAELIRELTAQAMQYGPTVVLNERVTGLRILGERVIELTTPAGVHYSQTVILAAGCGAFVPRKLDIPNLIDFEGHGIFYFLPSFEPLRGKKVLIVGGGNSAVDWALSLDGIAAQVTLCHRMYKWHAHEAMVHRLLSSNVRVKFPYFTLKEVLGEEDVTGAVIWNERSGLEETIEVDAIVLSIGMLTNIEPFREWGLNIVGSGIAVAPDMSTNLPGVYAAGDIVTYPGKVLLITAGSGEAATAVNTAKEYIISDELGR
- a CDS encoding glycerophosphodiester phosphodiesterase, producing the protein MRPYFPGRERGRPVFVAHRGASDRALENSPAAFALAVEGGADMIEFDVRLSSDGVPVVFHDERTGRTAKENLAVERTPASRLRTVRLKNGEKLPFLSDVLEIVGGIVPVNIESKTSGGIAAAAKALPKAGYRGELLLSSGLRDECLAARDLLPGIPCGLVTRRPSASDLAFCLRHGLSSIHPARRLLTVLRLRNVAASGIPFLPYTVDDPAEAFALIAAGAAGVFSNRAQALREAWRLR
- a CDS encoding diacylglycerol kinase family lipid kinase, which gives rise to MIHNPVAGPKVVNRIDRVRAYLSARGLPFRIRETAAPGDAVVMAREAALEGADTVVAVGGDGTMNEVADGLAGSATRLAIVPHGTGNVFAREFSLPASVEGCLDLLSSGKTISVRMAKANDRRFVLLASAGFDAEVVERMNSRQKNLLGISAYVLCGARHLLRSQPALWLELPPRERVEAQAVIVARGKKYGGNVTIAPGGDISGETFQVIALLRKGRWSIAKFALDALRGKHVVSRHVLIRESPSLFVRCAIPSACQVDGEYLGPLPVRFTVTDALLRVVVPKEFPSPPA
- a CDS encoding AbrB/MazE/SpoVT family DNA-binding domain-containing protein, with the translated sequence MPLSSRLTSKCQVTVPREIRKALHLSPGNLVHFSVEGGKAFLSLAPESHARALKGLGKDAWGTLGGADRFLRQERDSWS
- a CDS encoding PIN domain-containing protein, with product MTPTRVTHERQRIFALDTNIFIYHFEENPAYVGFTETLFERIESGRVKAVTSCLTLHEVLTGARKAGDDRLFSLYRDLIGSFPNLHLIPFDARIAEISSDLRARYDLPTPDAIQVATALQQGAETFVTNDARLKRVREIKITLPRKAG
- a CDS encoding glycosyltransferase translates to MNLLLEFPVAASLAACILQFGSAWKALGKGRRAIEPVDDGDLPGVSILKPLKGVDDRLLDNLESFCRLDYPRYEIVFCVQGASDPALRVARRVKETHPEREIVVVVGDCQEGLNPKVNNMLPGYAAAKYPFVLISDSNVAPAPGYLLEAMSHFRDPSVGLVSHLVRGTGAKTLGARLENQHLNTFILPSVSLLDRMFGMPCVVGKSMLMRRADLDAMGGLSSVKDFLAEDYVLGEMFRKAGKKVVISGSPVDNVNVYRTPRQFLSRHARWNRMRFSIAGAGYFAELFTNPVGLSMLMVAAAPGDAGAWTVAGGVAAAKMAMDFGMQRMLGDRSSPGWVLLGPVRDVLAGGLWFSAFFSQNVEWRGRTFRVTRGSRLVPVGEAPGMEPTAQAAR
- a CDS encoding PHP domain-containing protein; this translates as MSMLLCDFHIHTTWSDGSVDLPEVVDIYGQAGFDVISITDHVYNSDSTIGSWADRLNKTIAEENFPRYMEALEREAERARTRYGMLLIPGVEITKNYLSEEASAHVLLLDLKRYVSADLGWEEIFREARGQDALLVACHPHHTDHEIHDTLYFWNHRQKYASYFDAWEVANRTDLFSVVSLSNYPILANGDFHKANHLYSWKTLLPCLKDVEAVKECIRDNRGVAITMFRNGTARE